One genomic segment of Virgibacillus doumboii includes these proteins:
- a CDS encoding methyl-accepting chemotaxis protein encodes MTEVYVQAETESEILNAFIKVAPFLNKLVHDDITIGIYDTEKLIINIPGETFSLNVKAGDPLAEGDIITNAIREDGPRTEIVPKELFGFPLIARAIPLHDNNGKVIGGVGLGTSLEKSNKLHEVAEGLSAVVEQSAASIQEITGSVSQLADHVTNVSTQMKEVSTSADQIGEISTVVKGISDQSNLLGLNASIEAARAGEFGKGFNVVAEEIRKLANNSKDNVTQIDEATKSIQKLVAELEDAFSGIHEMTDTQAAAIQQISATIQEISTNAQDLAKMAENTLEAK; translated from the coding sequence ATGACTGAAGTATATGTACAAGCTGAAACAGAATCTGAAATCTTGAATGCCTTTATAAAGGTCGCCCCATTTTTAAATAAGCTGGTCCATGATGATATTACAATAGGTATTTATGACACAGAAAAACTGATCATCAATATTCCAGGTGAGACATTTTCACTGAATGTCAAAGCCGGTGATCCACTTGCAGAAGGAGATATTATAACCAATGCCATAAGAGAAGATGGTCCGAGAACAGAAATTGTTCCAAAAGAATTATTCGGTTTTCCGCTTATTGCCCGTGCTATTCCATTACATGATAATAATGGAAAGGTTATCGGTGGTGTTGGCCTTGGAACAAGCCTTGAAAAGTCAAATAAATTACATGAAGTGGCTGAAGGTCTTTCTGCTGTAGTGGAACAATCTGCTGCATCTATTCAGGAAATTACAGGCTCCGTATCTCAACTTGCTGATCATGTTACAAACGTGTCTACGCAAATGAAAGAGGTAAGCACCAGCGCAGATCAAATTGGCGAAATTTCAACGGTTGTAAAAGGTATTTCCGACCAAAGTAATTTACTGGGATTAAATGCATCAATAGAAGCAGCAAGAGCCGGTGAATTTGGTAAAGGTTTTAATGTCGTAGCTGAAGAGATCAGAAAGCTGGCAAATAATTCAAAAGATAATGTAACCCAAATTGATGAAGCAACAAAAAGCATTCAAAAACTGGTTGCGGAATTAGAAGACGCATTTTCCGGAATTCATGAAATGACAGATACGCAGGCAGCTGCAATCCAACAAATTTCAGCAACCATTCAAGAAATCAGTACAAATGCACAGGATTTAGCGAAAATGGCTGAAAATACATTAGAAGCAAAATAA
- a CDS encoding EAL domain-containing protein — protein MNSNLDLSVRNISLDHVIQPIMNLTNNSVYGYEALLSSREFRNPELLFKYARERHQLIDVDIRSISKFFQTFKAFNPPVKDMKIFINVFPSTIIDSSFTALLQRLELSVDINPGNIVFELNEAEKETNLSKIKNAIEEIKKEGFLTALDDIGKGESSLKSLSEIEPDIVKVDKYFTENLAVSSKKQKTLQLFLNLFGGDTKVVVEGFESSEDLETARGLGVSFGQGFFLGKPKPIKNYIPGTYPDDFS, from the coding sequence ATGAATTCAAATTTGGATTTGTCCGTAAGAAATATATCATTGGATCATGTTATTCAACCAATTATGAACTTAACAAATAATAGTGTTTATGGATACGAGGCTTTACTTAGTTCAAGGGAATTTCGTAATCCGGAGTTGTTGTTTAAATATGCTAGAGAACGGCATCAGTTAATTGATGTGGACATAAGGTCTATATCTAAATTCTTTCAGACATTTAAAGCGTTCAATCCACCCGTTAAGGATATGAAAATATTCATCAATGTGTTTCCATCTACAATTATAGATTCATCATTTACTGCTCTTTTACAAAGATTGGAATTATCCGTAGATATAAATCCAGGGAATATCGTATTTGAATTAAATGAAGCTGAAAAGGAAACGAATTTATCAAAAATAAAAAACGCAATAGAAGAGATTAAAAAGGAAGGTTTCTTGACTGCCCTGGACGATATTGGAAAGGGAGAATCTTCACTAAAGTCGTTATCGGAAATTGAACCGGATATTGTAAAAGTTGATAAGTATTTTACTGAAAATTTAGCAGTGTCTTCAAAAAAGCAAAAAACTCTTCAATTATTCCTCAATCTTTTTGGAGGTGATACAAAGGTAGTAGTGGAAGGTTTTGAGTCAAGTGAAGATCTGGAAACTGCAAGAGGTTTGGGGGTATCTTTCGGACAAGGATTTTTCTTGGGAAAACCTAAGCCAATAAAGAATTATATTCCAGGTACTTATCCGGATGATTTTAGTTGA
- the motA gene encoding flagellar motor stator protein MotA, giving the protein MDKGSIIGIIFGIIAIGAGMALKGVSPLAIINPAALLIIFLGTAASVCIAFPMSTLKKVPVLLKIIFTEAKNENATEMVNGFAEWAEVTRKQGILWLEGQIDKTDNSFLASGLQLVVDGQSSEFIREVLLEKIDAMEERHQKGASIFSQAGTYAPTLGVLGAVIGLIAALSNLNDIEVLGKAISAAFVATLLGIFSGYVLWHPFANKLKEKSENEVRLKQITIEGILSLANGESSPVIRDKLSSYLSSDELARMGEGDENAEKKPA; this is encoded by the coding sequence ATGGATAAAGGGTCGATAATAGGAATAATATTTGGAATTATTGCGATTGGAGCAGGTATGGCTTTAAAAGGTGTAAGTCCTTTGGCCATAATCAATCCTGCAGCATTATTAATCATCTTTTTGGGAACGGCAGCTTCCGTCTGTATAGCGTTCCCAATGAGTACACTTAAAAAAGTACCAGTACTGCTAAAAATTATATTTACCGAGGCTAAAAACGAAAATGCAACCGAAATGGTTAATGGATTCGCTGAATGGGCAGAAGTAACCCGAAAACAGGGGATACTGTGGCTGGAAGGACAAATAGATAAGACGGATAATTCGTTTTTAGCTTCCGGATTACAACTGGTAGTTGATGGCCAATCTTCTGAGTTTATTCGGGAAGTGTTGTTGGAAAAAATAGATGCAATGGAAGAAAGGCATCAAAAGGGGGCCTCCATATTTTCCCAAGCAGGTACATATGCACCGACTTTAGGTGTTCTGGGAGCTGTGATCGGGTTAATTGCTGCCCTCAGTAATTTAAATGATATTGAGGTTTTGGGTAAGGCGATATCAGCCGCTTTTGTTGCTACATTGTTGGGGATCTTTTCCGGCTATGTTTTGTGGCACCCCTTTGCGAATAAGCTGAAAGAGAAGTCCGAAAATGAAGTTCGATTGAAACAGATTACCATAGAGGGGATATTGTCTTTGGCGAACGGTGAATCATCACCGGTGATCAGGGATAAATTAAGCTCGTATTTATCTTCTGATGAGTTAGCGAGAATGGGTGAGGGGGATGAAAATGCGGAGAAAAAACCAGCGTAA
- the motB gene encoding flagellar motor protein MotB — protein sequence MKMRRKNQRKKPHINESWLLPYSDMLTLIAALFIVLFAMSEIDAQKYQQLIQVFHSEFSGGSGVLEENSGSIEPTPGKIMDDTANEEDKGTEDQGVKELLKLQAIQKEINNYIRKNNLSDVLQTQLSGEGLMISISNDVSFDSGSDEVNKYGRKIAKEISAFLYTDPPHRIVVSGHTDNIPIHNSEFSSNWELSSMRAINFMGLLLDNEKLDPGRFSAKGYGEHHPVVPNTSDGNRAMNRRVEVLILPNYEIPITGDD from the coding sequence ATGAAAATGCGGAGAAAAAACCAGCGTAAGAAACCCCATATTAATGAGTCATGGCTGCTTCCATATTCGGACATGCTGACGCTGATAGCTGCATTATTTATTGTTTTATTCGCGATGAGTGAAATCGACGCGCAAAAATATCAACAGCTTATACAGGTGTTTCATAGTGAATTCAGTGGTGGATCGGGGGTGTTGGAGGAAAATAGCGGCTCGATCGAACCAACTCCCGGAAAAATAATGGACGATACCGCAAACGAAGAAGATAAAGGAACGGAAGATCAAGGTGTTAAAGAATTATTGAAATTACAGGCCATACAGAAAGAAATAAATAATTATATTAGGAAAAACAATTTATCTGACGTGTTACAGACACAACTATCTGGTGAAGGATTAATGATTAGCATATCAAATGATGTATCCTTTGATTCCGGCAGTGACGAAGTAAATAAATATGGCAGGAAGATTGCAAAAGAGATTTCTGCGTTTCTTTACACAGACCCGCCTCATCGAATTGTGGTCAGTGGTCACACAGACAATATTCCAATACATAATAGTGAATTTTCATCTAACTGGGAATTAAGTTCTATGCGGGCGATTAACTTCATGGGTTTATTACTTGACAATGAAAAATTGGATCCTGGGCGATTCAGTGCAAAAGGGTATGGAGAACATCACCCGGTAGTCCCGAATACAAGCGATGGGAACAGGGCTATGAACAGAAGGGTTGAAGTACTTATTTTACCAAACTATGAGATTCCTATAACTGGGGATGATTAA
- a CDS encoding chemotaxis protein CheX yields the protein MLSISTKERSKMATILLNGTFSSLETVVPLKQTRMKPQLLEKDFRTKYGVLIGITGDVQGKLVISGNPHVFSKIGEVMYGMPLEGEMLISFSGELGNMVAGGLSMNIVENGININITSPTMMQGDTTLYGFKQGLNVMTSLDSVGDLDIYLLLD from the coding sequence ATGTTGAGCATATCAACAAAAGAAAGAAGTAAAATGGCTACCATTTTATTAAATGGAACTTTTTCATCCTTAGAAACAGTGGTGCCACTCAAACAAACAAGGATGAAACCCCAGCTTTTGGAAAAGGATTTCCGTACCAAATATGGTGTTCTAATTGGAATTACCGGTGATGTTCAAGGGAAATTGGTTATATCCGGAAATCCTCACGTTTTCAGTAAGATTGGTGAAGTCATGTATGGAATGCCGCTTGAAGGTGAAATGCTTATTTCCTTTAGTGGTGAACTGGGGAACATGGTTGCTGGTGGTCTATCAATGAACATTGTTGAAAATGGAATCAACATTAATATTACTTCTCCAACTATGATGCAAGGTGATACAACACTATATGGTTTTAAACAAGGACTTAACGTGATGACTTCACTTGATAGTGTTGGAGATTTGGATATTTACTTATTACTTGATTAA